Genomic segment of Pararhodobacter zhoushanensis:
GCTGGCCTATATCGGCGGCTGCAAACAGGATGAAATCGCACAAATCCTTGGGATTTCGCGCCAATCCGCGCAACGGCTGGTGTCGCAGGCGCTGGCTGCAGGGCTGGTGAAGGTCCGCATCGACCACCCCATCGCCCGCTGCATGGAACTGGCCCGCGCCTTGCAGGACCGCTTTGGTCTGGAAATCTGCGAGGTCGTGCCGTCGCTCGATTCGGTGCAGAACTCGGGTCAGGCCGTGGCACAGGCGACCGGCGATCTGCTGGAACGGTGGCTGTTGCGCGAAGAGCCGCTGGTGGTCGGGTTGGGCACCGGGCGCACCCTGCGCGCGGCGGTCGAGCATCTGCCGCATCTTGACTGCGCCCAGCACAAGATCGTCTCGCTGACCGGGAACATTTCCCCTGACGGCTCGACCGCGTATTACAACGTGCTGTTTACCATCGCCGACAAGATCAGCGCGCGGACATTTCCCGTGCCGCTGCCGGTGATCACCGCCTCGGCCGGGGAACGCACGGCGCTGTTGGGCCAGAAGACGCTGATCGGCACCCGCGCGCTGTCAGCGCGGACGAATGTGCGGTTTCTGGGTGTCGGCACGATGAATGAGCGCGCGCCGCTGGTCATCGACGGGTTCATCACGCCAGCCGATCAGCAACGGCTGCGCGACAAAGGCGCGGTGGGCGAGATCATCGGGTATGTTTTTGACGCCGAAGGACAGTTGCTGGACGACGAGATCAACAGCCGCGTCAGCTCGGCCCTGCTGTCCCCTGCCCCTCCGGGGCCGACGATTGCCGCCGCCCATGGACCCGACAAAGTCCCCGCGATTCGAGCGGCGCTGCTGGGCAAACTGGTGAACGGGCTGGTCACCGACGAAAACACGGCGATTGCGCTAACAGCGTAAATACCCGCCGATCCCTCATTTTTTCTGAACAGTCTCAGTACCTTGCTGCGTCCCAACGGCGCGCGGCCAAGAATTCTGTTGACCTGTGACAAATTGTCGTGAGAAATTGCCCATGAGCTTAGCATTTGCTCACCTTGGGAGGATACCATGACAAAGACCCTGCGCGCCCTGATGGGTGCGACGGCACTGACGGCTGCGGGTTTCGGCCTTGCAGCACAGGCCGAAACGATCACCATCGCGACCGTGAACAACGGCGACATGATCCGCATGCAGCGTCTGGCCAGCCATTTCACCGAGATGCACCCCGACGTCACCGTCGAGTGGGTCACGCTTGAAGAAAACGTGCTGCGTCAGAACGTGACGACCGACATCGCCACCGGCGGCGGTCAGTATGACGTCATCACCATCGGCACCTATGAAGTCCCGATCTGGGGCGAGCTGGGCTGGCTGCAGTCGCTCAACGATCTGGGCGATGATTACAACATCGACGACCTGCTGCCCGCTGTGCGCGGCGGTCTGACGGTGGACGGCAATCTCTATGCCTCGCCCTTCTACGGCGAAAGCTCGATGGTGATGTACCGCACCGACCTGATGGAAGCGGCCGGGCTGGAAATGCCCGAGGCCCCGACCTGGGACTTCATCCGTGACGCGGCAGCGGCGATGACCGACCGCGACAACGAGATCTACGGCATCTGCCTGCGCGGCAAGGCCGGCTGGGGCGAGAACATGGCGTTCCTGACCGCCATGGGCAACTCGTTCGGCGCGCGCTGGTTCGACATGGACTGGACCCCGCAATTCGACACCGAAGCCTGGTCGAACACGCTGAACTTCTACATCGACATGATGACCCAGTCGGGCCCTCCGGGTGCGTCGAACAACGGCTTCAACGAGAACCTCGCGCTGTTCCAGACCGGCCATTGCGGCATGTGGATCGACGCGACGGTGGCGGCGTCCTTCGTGACCAACCCGACCGACAGCCAGGTGGCCGACAGCGTCGGCTTTGCGCTGGCACCGGACAATGGTCTGGGCAAGCGCGGCAACTGGCTCTGGGCGTGGTCGCTGGCGATCCCGTCCTCGTCTGATGCACCCGAGGCTGCCCGCCAGTTCATCGCTTGGGCAACCGGCCCGGACTATGCCGCGCTGGTCGCCAGTGAAGAGGGCTGGGCCAACGTCCCGCCGGGCACCCGCACCTCGCTTTACGAGAACCAGGAGTACCTCGACGCAGCGCCGTTCGCTGCGATGACCCTGCGCTCGATGGAAGCGGCAGATCCGACCAACCCGACCGTGGACCCGGTGCCCTATACCGGCGTGCAGTTCGTCGCGATCCCCGAGTTCGCGGGCCTTGCGACCGAGGTCGGTCAGTTCTTCTCGGCAGCGCTTGCCGGGCAGACCACGGCGGCCGCAGCGCTTGAGCAAGCGCAAGAGCTGGCCACCGAAGAGATGGAGGCCGCGGGGTACTGATCCCACGGCACCCATAGGGCGAGGCGCGCCCAACCCGCGCTTCGCCCTGCTTTTCCCTCCTCCTTGATGAGAACGCACGCGGCCTTCGGGCCGCGTGCCCCCTCTCCCCCCTTTTTCCTGACGAGGGTCCGACATGGCCACCCAGCATTCTCGTTCCGCTGCCCGCGTGATGATGGCACCGGCGGTGTTCCTGCTCCTCGTCTGGATGCTGGTGCCGCTGATCCTGACGCTCTGGTTCTCGACCCTCGACTACCGCCCGATGCGCGGCACGTTCGATTGCTGCGAGGGCCTGGGCAATTACACCCGCTTCGTTACCTCATCGGCCTTTCTGTCCAGCGTTGTCACCACGTTGCAGCTGGTCGGCGGCGTGCTCTTGATCACCGTGATCGGGGGCATCCTGCTGGCCAATCTGCTGGACCAGCCGATCTGGGGTCAGGGCGTTGTGCGCATTCTGGTCATCGCCCCCTTCTTCGTGATGCCCACGGTGTCGGCGCTGGTCTGGAAGAACATGTTCATGAACCCGGTGAACGGGCTTTTTGCGCATCTGTTCAAGGCGTTCGGGCTGCAACCGATTGACTGGCTGTCGCAGGCCCCGCTGTTTTCGATCATCCTGATCGTGTCCTGGCAATGGCTGCCCTTCGCCACGCTGATCCTGCTGACCGCCATTCAGTCGCTCGACAGCGAGCAGATGGAAGCCGCCGAAATGGACGGCGCCGGGCCGCTGTCGCGCTTTTACCACATGACCTTGCCGCATCTGGCCCGCTCGATCACCGTGGTCGTGCTGATCCAGACGATTTTCCTGCTGTCGATCTTCGCCGAGATCTACGTCACCACCGGCGGGGCCTTTGGCACCAGAACGCTGACCTATCTCGTCTATCAGCGCGTGATTGAAAGCCAGAACGTCGGGCTCGGCTCGGCCGGTGGCATCATCGCCGTGATCCTCGCCAATATCGTCGCCCTCGTGCTGATGCGCGTCGTCGGCAAGAACCTCGACGCGTAAGGAGACCGCCATGGCCCGCGCCGTCACCACCCGCCGCAAGATCGCCTATACCGCCCTCGCCTGGGCCATTGGTCTGACGATCTTTTTCCCGATCCTGTGGACCATCCTGACCAGCTTCAAGACCGAAGCCGCCGCCATCGCCGACCCGCCGGTGTTCTTCAACTTCGACTGGACGCTGGAGAATTACGCGGTGGTGCAGGAGCGTTCCGACTACATGCGCTATCTGTGGAACTCGGTTGCGCTGGCGGTTGGTTCTACCGTCCTTGGCATCATCATCGCCGTGCCCGCCGCGTGGTCGATGGCGTTTGTGCCCGCCAAGCGCACCAAGGATATCCTGATGTGGATGCTGTCGACCAAGATGCTGCCTGCCGTGGGTGTGCTCTATCCGATCCGGCTGATCCTGATCGAGACCGGGCTTCTGGACAGCAAGGGCGCGCTGATCTTCATCCTGATGATGATCAACCTGCCGATCATCATCTGGATGCTCTACACCTATTTCCGCGAAATTCCGGGTGAGATTCTGGAAGCCGCGCGGATGGACGGGGCCGGGCTGAAAGCCGAGATCCTCTATGTGCTCACGCCGATGGCGATCCCCGGCATCGCCTCGACCGTGCTTTTGAACATCATTCTGGCGTGGAACGAGGCCTTCTGGACCCTCACCCTGACCACCATCGACGCCGCCCCCCTGACCGCCTTCATCGCCAGCTATTCCAGCCCTGAGGGTCTGTTCTACGCCAAGCTCAGCGCCGCCTCGACCATGGCGATCGCGCCGATCCTGATCATGGGCTGGTTCAGCCAGAAACAACTCGTGCGCGGCCTCACCTTTGGCGCCGTCAAGTAAGGAAGAACGACATGGGACGCATCACGCTGGACAAGGTTCGCAAGGCTTTCGGCGATGTCGAGGTCATTCCCCCGCTGGATCTGCGGATCGAGGATGGAGAATTCGTGGTCTTCGTCGGCCCCTCGGGCTGCGGGAAATCCACGCTGCTGCGGCTGATCGCCGGGCTTGAGGATGTCACCGACGGCGAGATCCGCATCGACGGCACCGACGCGACGCGGCTGTCGCCCTCCAAGCGCGGGCTGGCGATGGTGTTTCAAAGCTATGCGCTCTACCCGCATATGTCGGTGCGCAAGAACATCGCCTTTCCGCTGAAGATGGCGGGCCTGTCGCAGGATCAGATCGACGCCAAGGTGAACGCCGCCGCCAAAGTGCTCAACCTTGACAGCTATCTGGACCGTCGCCCCGGCCAGCTGTCGGGCGGCCAGCGCCAGCGGGTGGCCATTGGCCGGGCCATTGTCCGCGAGCCTTCGGCGTTCCTGTTCGACGAGCCGCTCTCGAACCTTGATGCCGCGCTGCGCGTCGGCATGCGGCTGGAGATCAGCGAACTGCACAAGCGGCTGGCGACGACCATGGTCTATGTGACCCACGATCAGGTCGAGGCGATGACCATGGCCGACAAGATCGTCGTGCTGAACGCCGGCCGGATCGAACAGGTCGGCAGCCCGCTGGACCTGTACCGCGCGCCGCGCAACGTGTTTGTCGCAGGCTTCATCGGCTCGCCCAAGATGAACCTGATCACCGGGCCTGAAGCGGCCAAGCACGACGCCCAAACCATCGGCATCCGCCCCGAACATCTGGCGGTCACCGACGGCGCGGGCACATGGACCGGCACGGTGGGGGTGTCGGAGCATCTTGGTTCGGACACGTTCTTCCATGTCACCGTCGAAGGGTTCGATACCCCGCTGACTGTGCGCGCCGGGGGTGAGGTCTCGCTGCATTACGGCGACACGATCCACCTGACGCCGGACCCTGCGCAACTGCACCGCTTTGACGCACAGGGGCTGCGGATCGCATGACACGGCTGACAGGAAAGACCGCGCTGATCACCGGCGCAGCCCGGGGCATCGGGCTGGCCTTCGCGCGCGCCTATGTGGCCGAGGGCGCGCAGGTGATGATCGCCGACATCGACCTGCCCCGCGCGCAGGCCGCCGCCGACGAGATCGGCGCGCAGGCGGTGCATCTGGACGTGACGCGGCAAGACAGCATCGACGCGGCGGTGGACGATGCGGTGGCGCGGCTGGGCCGGATCGACATCCTGATCAACAACGCCGCCCTCTTCACCGCCGCGCCCATCGTCGAGATCACGCGGGCCGACTTTGACCGCCTGTTCGCGGTCAACGTGGCGGGGACACTGTTCACGCTGCAGGCGGTCGCCCGCCACATGATCGCACGCGGTGGCGGCGGCAAGATCATCAACATGGCCAGTCAGGCCGGTCGGCGTGGCGAGGGTCTGGTTGCTGTCTACTGCGCCACCAAGGCCGCCACCATCAGCCTGACGCAAAGCGCCGGTCTGGACCTGATCAAGCACGGCATCAACGTCAACGCCATCGCGCCGGGTGTGGTGGACGGCGAGCATTGGGACGGGGTGGATGCGTTCTTCGCCAAACACGAAGGCAAGGCCCCCGGCCAGAAAAAGGCCGAGGTCGGCGCCGCCGTCCCCTATGGCCGCATGGGCCGTGCCGAGGATCTGACCGGCATGGCGATCTTTCTTGCCTCAACCGAGGCCGACTACATCGTCGCCCAGACGTATAACGTCGACGGCGGGAACTGGATGAGCTGACATGACCGTCCCCCTCTCACAAGCCACTCTGACCACGCTGCCCGAGAGTGTC
This window contains:
- a CDS encoding sugar-binding transcriptional regulator, with the protein product MAGPERKHDDAARAAWLAYIGGCKQDEIAQILGISRQSAQRLVSQALAAGLVKVRIDHPIARCMELARALQDRFGLEICEVVPSLDSVQNSGQAVAQATGDLLERWLLREEPLVVGLGTGRTLRAAVEHLPHLDCAQHKIVSLTGNISPDGSTAYYNVLFTIADKISARTFPVPLPVITASAGERTALLGQKTLIGTRALSARTNVRFLGVGTMNERAPLVIDGFITPADQQRLRDKGAVGEIIGYVFDAEGQLLDDEINSRVSSALLSPAPPGPTIAAAHGPDKVPAIRAALLGKLVNGLVTDENTAIALTA
- a CDS encoding ABC transporter substrate-binding protein, with the translated sequence MTKTLRALMGATALTAAGFGLAAQAETITIATVNNGDMIRMQRLASHFTEMHPDVTVEWVTLEENVLRQNVTTDIATGGGQYDVITIGTYEVPIWGELGWLQSLNDLGDDYNIDDLLPAVRGGLTVDGNLYASPFYGESSMVMYRTDLMEAAGLEMPEAPTWDFIRDAAAAMTDRDNEIYGICLRGKAGWGENMAFLTAMGNSFGARWFDMDWTPQFDTEAWSNTLNFYIDMMTQSGPPGASNNGFNENLALFQTGHCGMWIDATVAASFVTNPTDSQVADSVGFALAPDNGLGKRGNWLWAWSLAIPSSSDAPEAARQFIAWATGPDYAALVASEEGWANVPPGTRTSLYENQEYLDAAPFAAMTLRSMEAADPTNPTVDPVPYTGVQFVAIPEFAGLATEVGQFFSAALAGQTTAAAALEQAQELATEEMEAAGY
- a CDS encoding carbohydrate ABC transporter permease; this translates as MATQHSRSAARVMMAPAVFLLLVWMLVPLILTLWFSTLDYRPMRGTFDCCEGLGNYTRFVTSSAFLSSVVTTLQLVGGVLLITVIGGILLANLLDQPIWGQGVVRILVIAPFFVMPTVSALVWKNMFMNPVNGLFAHLFKAFGLQPIDWLSQAPLFSIILIVSWQWLPFATLILLTAIQSLDSEQMEAAEMDGAGPLSRFYHMTLPHLARSITVVVLIQTIFLLSIFAEIYVTTGGAFGTRTLTYLVYQRVIESQNVGLGSAGGIIAVILANIVALVLMRVVGKNLDA
- a CDS encoding carbohydrate ABC transporter permease, which produces MARAVTTRRKIAYTALAWAIGLTIFFPILWTILTSFKTEAAAIADPPVFFNFDWTLENYAVVQERSDYMRYLWNSVALAVGSTVLGIIIAVPAAWSMAFVPAKRTKDILMWMLSTKMLPAVGVLYPIRLILIETGLLDSKGALIFILMMINLPIIIWMLYTYFREIPGEILEAARMDGAGLKAEILYVLTPMAIPGIASTVLLNIILAWNEAFWTLTLTTIDAAPLTAFIASYSSPEGLFYAKLSAASTMAIAPILIMGWFSQKQLVRGLTFGAVK
- a CDS encoding ABC transporter ATP-binding protein, whose product is MGRITLDKVRKAFGDVEVIPPLDLRIEDGEFVVFVGPSGCGKSTLLRLIAGLEDVTDGEIRIDGTDATRLSPSKRGLAMVFQSYALYPHMSVRKNIAFPLKMAGLSQDQIDAKVNAAAKVLNLDSYLDRRPGQLSGGQRQRVAIGRAIVREPSAFLFDEPLSNLDAALRVGMRLEISELHKRLATTMVYVTHDQVEAMTMADKIVVLNAGRIEQVGSPLDLYRAPRNVFVAGFIGSPKMNLITGPEAAKHDAQTIGIRPEHLAVTDGAGTWTGTVGVSEHLGSDTFFHVTVEGFDTPLTVRAGGEVSLHYGDTIHLTPDPAQLHRFDAQGLRIA
- a CDS encoding L-iditol 2-dehydrogenase, which codes for MTRLTGKTALITGAARGIGLAFARAYVAEGAQVMIADIDLPRAQAAADEIGAQAVHLDVTRQDSIDAAVDDAVARLGRIDILINNAALFTAAPIVEITRADFDRLFAVNVAGTLFTLQAVARHMIARGGGGKIINMASQAGRRGEGLVAVYCATKAATISLTQSAGLDLIKHGINVNAIAPGVVDGEHWDGVDAFFAKHEGKAPGQKKAEVGAAVPYGRMGRAEDLTGMAIFLASTEADYIVAQTYNVDGGNWMS